The proteins below come from a single Pseudomonas chlororaphis genomic window:
- a CDS encoding N-acetylmuramoyl-L-alanine amidase — MKFAPFIISLLLLAGCASGPRLDTSHPSVNHDSRIQFVVVHYTSASLERSLALLTHGEVSAHYLVGDDKNATVYQLVDENRRAWHAGESEWEGRTWLNSSSIGIEIVNPGYVDTPTGRLWYPYSEAQVQALIVLLKDIIQRNGINPRAIIGHSDIAPLRKLDPGPLFPWKRLAQAGLGLWPDEQAVARQQVVFAAQLPSASWFQAELARLGYPTPQTGEWDVATHHVLAAFQMHYRPTRFDGVPDAQSAAILQVLNQTK, encoded by the coding sequence ATGAAATTCGCTCCGTTCATCATTTCCCTGCTCCTCCTGGCCGGCTGCGCCAGCGGCCCTCGGCTCGACACCAGCCATCCATCGGTCAATCACGACAGCCGCATCCAATTCGTAGTGGTGCATTACACCTCGGCCTCCCTGGAACGCTCCCTGGCCCTGCTGACCCATGGCGAAGTCAGCGCCCACTACCTGGTCGGCGACGATAAGAACGCCACCGTCTATCAGTTGGTGGATGAAAACCGTCGGGCCTGGCATGCCGGGGAAAGCGAGTGGGAAGGCCGCACCTGGCTCAACTCCAGCTCCATCGGCATCGAAATCGTCAACCCCGGTTATGTCGACACCCCTACCGGTCGCCTGTGGTACCCCTACAGCGAAGCCCAGGTGCAGGCCTTGATCGTGTTGCTCAAGGACATCATCCAACGCAATGGCATCAACCCACGCGCCATCATCGGCCACAGCGACATCGCGCCCCTGCGCAAGCTGGATCCGGGCCCGCTGTTCCCTTGGAAGCGCCTGGCCCAGGCAGGCCTGGGCCTCTGGCCTGACGAACAGGCCGTCGCGCGCCAACAGGTCGTCTTCGCCGCACAACTGCCCAGCGCCAGCTGGTTCCAGGCCGAATTGGCGCGCCTGGGCTACCCGACGCCCCAGACCGGCGAATGGGACGTGGCCACTCACCACGTGCTGGCCGCGTTCCAGATGCACTACCGGCCGACCCGCTTCGATGGCGTGCCCGACGCGCAAAGCGCGGCGATCTTGCAGGTGCTCAACCAGACAAAATAA